The Hyphococcus flavus genome contains a region encoding:
- a CDS encoding RNA polymerase sigma factor, translated as MRIEQRSAIESAMRQNQQLLIQWLTKKIGDNEAARDVAQAVFMRVWAYSEKTDIENPRALIFKTANNLAINELKQRSRFFSRHVSSNDKDGAEPLDQVANTAPSPEKQASLKQDVEIIMAAISSLPERSRKAFMLNRFDGLSYREIADQLDVSESSVEKYMIEALKRLRGSLRQSNEPAPQII; from the coding sequence GTGAGAATCGAGCAACGATCAGCGATCGAAAGCGCCATGCGTCAGAACCAGCAACTGTTGATTCAGTGGCTGACGAAGAAAATAGGCGACAACGAGGCCGCTCGAGATGTGGCGCAGGCCGTATTCATGCGTGTGTGGGCCTATTCGGAAAAGACCGACATCGAAAATCCGCGGGCGCTTATTTTCAAAACGGCCAACAATCTGGCGATTAACGAGCTCAAACAACGCAGCCGTTTTTTCAGCCGTCATGTTTCGTCGAACGATAAGGATGGTGCCGAACCGCTGGACCAGGTCGCCAATACGGCCCCGTCGCCCGAAAAACAGGCATCGTTGAAGCAGGATGTTGAAATCATTATGGCAGCTATCAGCAGTCTGCCGGAACGCTCCCGCAAGGCTTTTATGCTGAACCGGTTCGATGGTCTGAGCTATCGGGAAATAGCCGATCAACTGGATGTCTCTGAAAGCAGTGTCGAGAAATACATGATTGAAGCCCTGAAACGCTTACGCGGTTCCTTACGGCAGTCAAACGAACCTGCTCCACAAATCATTTAA
- a CDS encoding PaaI family thioesterase, which produces MIDQVARRCITVQRRGSAADDILSWTPVQLTTPVMTQSKSLPAPEGWTLQSHEETFSGRAGPYYFREEGPAPGVGFFARPHHANLGGFVHGGALLTLADMALFDICRRKIGLFRAVTVSLNSEFLRPGKVGTFIHASGETTAIGKSILFARGLVSADDKPLMNFSGTLKRLD; this is translated from the coding sequence ATGATCGATCAGGTTGCCCGGCGTTGCATTACTGTTCAAAGGCGCGGCTCTGCTGCTGATGATATTTTGTCCTGGACGCCTGTTCAGCTAACAACGCCGGTCATGACGCAAAGCAAGTCACTTCCCGCGCCCGAAGGCTGGACGCTGCAATCCCATGAAGAAACCTTCAGCGGGCGGGCTGGCCCCTATTATTTTAGGGAGGAAGGGCCCGCGCCCGGCGTTGGGTTTTTCGCAAGGCCTCATCATGCAAATTTGGGCGGTTTTGTGCATGGGGGTGCGCTTCTTACCCTGGCTGACATGGCGTTGTTCGATATTTGCCGCCGCAAGATCGGTTTGTTCCGGGCGGTGACGGTTTCGTTAAATTCTGAATTCTTACGTCCCGGGAAGGTCGGAACGTTCATTCACGCCAGTGGCGAAACAACGGCGATTGGCAAAAGCATCTTGTTTGCACGCGGACTTGTAAGTGCAGATGACAAGCCGCTTATGAATTTTTCAGGAACTCTCAAGCGGCTTGATTAG
- a CDS encoding TonB-dependent receptor domain-containing protein, which produces MSRRATSQVRHSLLAATALTSVTAFAAPAVAQDDGDDDVIVVTGSRIQNANINSSSPVFQVDADEIDTRGVVRVEDLINVLPQAFAAQTSNLANGSNGTSSVDLRNLGPQRTLVLMDGKRLPYSTVIGGAASSASTANLDTIPTALIERVDVVTGGASAVYGSDAVAGVVNFIMKHDFEGFEVDGQVGFFQDGNGGEFENALLDSFGIARPGSVLDGRNVNVSTTFGANTADGRGNVTMFLQYQNQNEVRQAERDYSKCAYGTSSTSPQALGGIVCAGSSTFRRIGLSNSNPNFPAGLHLQEDGTLVPYTGAPDQLFNFAPDNFIQRNNERFNITALARYEVTDDIEAYLDLGFTENTTDSQIAFSGTFFRNFMINCDNPFLQAPVPGGGTLAEAGLGCTPAQVATGLNPDGSFADVNFGGVAGPGYRNVNGNPRSTGTALSTFRAVGGFRGLIADNWAWDVFGQFARTRQNSQSIGDLNFQSVQNAFFAVDDGMGNVVCRGGQTGCLPLNIFSRPGGVDQVTPEVAQSIQGNGFVTGTVEQIVLGGTIGGDLGSSGFQFPWAEDGVQALIGAEYREDRLVRNPDDVSQIPGGLGLTGVGGGTPPLAGEVSVWELFMETNIPLIQGKSFFEEFGINGAYRFSNYSTSSDSTPDNDFETHTFAAGVSWVPVPEVRLRGQFQRAVRAPSIFNLFSAQNTALFNATDPCANQPSNGNMPVATAAQCAFTGVTPAQYGTLPANPAQQLNAVTGGNPFLEPEKSDTYTAGVLLQPSFMNGLTLSVDYFDITVNNAISTIAPNVALTQCLANGDPAFCGLIVRDQDGSLFASPVPPTGSPFQFAGVQATNVNIANFATRGIDLAASYGMDMDMIGLGGWGSMNFNYVSTILMESSSVPVPGVTTTVECKGLYRGNNCVGPIPTYKHRMRTTWQTPWNIDVTATWRYLSEVTLDQGQSTGGAFTPSGNVLDDKLDSANYLDLAMQWYLRENLTLRAGINNVMGRDPELSTQAGTAPGNGDTFPGTYDAAGRFIFFGINVGL; this is translated from the coding sequence ATGTCAAGAAGAGCCACTTCTCAGGTCCGTCACAGCCTTTTGGCTGCTACGGCTCTGACGAGCGTGACGGCGTTTGCTGCGCCAGCAGTCGCGCAGGACGACGGTGACGATGACGTCATCGTTGTTACCGGTTCGCGTATTCAAAATGCGAACATCAACTCATCTAGCCCGGTCTTTCAGGTAGACGCCGACGAAATTGACACACGTGGTGTCGTTCGCGTGGAAGATCTCATCAACGTTCTGCCGCAGGCCTTTGCTGCGCAGACATCAAACCTCGCGAACGGTTCGAACGGTACGTCTTCTGTCGACCTTCGTAACCTCGGTCCGCAGCGTACGCTCGTTCTTATGGACGGCAAGCGCCTGCCTTACTCAACCGTTATCGGCGGCGCTGCAAGCTCGGCTTCTACGGCGAACCTCGACACCATCCCAACTGCTCTGATCGAGCGCGTTGACGTCGTCACTGGCGGCGCCTCGGCTGTTTACGGTTCAGACGCTGTTGCTGGTGTTGTTAACTTCATCATGAAGCATGACTTCGAAGGTTTTGAAGTCGACGGCCAGGTTGGTTTCTTCCAGGACGGCAATGGCGGCGAATTCGAAAACGCCCTGCTCGACAGCTTCGGCATCGCACGGCCAGGCAGCGTTCTCGACGGCCGTAACGTCAACGTTTCAACGACCTTCGGCGCGAACACAGCCGACGGACGCGGCAACGTCACGATGTTCCTGCAGTACCAGAACCAGAACGAAGTTCGTCAGGCTGAGCGTGATTACTCCAAATGCGCCTACGGCACGTCTTCGACGTCTCCGCAAGCGCTTGGCGGCATCGTTTGCGCCGGTTCGTCGACCTTCCGCCGGATCGGTCTTTCGAACTCCAACCCGAACTTCCCGGCAGGTCTGCATCTTCAGGAAGACGGCACGCTTGTTCCTTACACAGGCGCGCCTGATCAGCTCTTTAACTTTGCGCCGGACAACTTCATCCAGCGTAACAACGAGCGCTTTAACATCACGGCCTTGGCCCGTTACGAAGTCACGGACGACATCGAAGCCTATCTTGATCTCGGCTTCACGGAAAACACCACCGACTCGCAGATCGCGTTTTCGGGTACGTTCTTCCGTAACTTCATGATCAACTGCGACAACCCGTTCCTGCAGGCTCCGGTTCCAGGCGGCGGCACGCTGGCTGAAGCCGGCCTTGGCTGTACGCCGGCACAGGTTGCGACTGGCCTGAACCCGGACGGTTCGTTTGCTGACGTTAACTTCGGCGGCGTTGCCGGTCCAGGTTACCGTAACGTCAACGGTAATCCGCGCAGCACGGGTACCGCGCTTTCCACGTTCCGCGCCGTTGGCGGCTTCCGCGGACTGATTGCGGACAACTGGGCTTGGGACGTTTTCGGCCAGTTCGCACGCACGCGTCAGAACTCACAGTCGATCGGCGACCTGAACTTCCAGTCTGTTCAGAATGCTTTCTTTGCTGTGGATGACGGCATGGGCAATGTGGTTTGCCGCGGCGGCCAGACAGGCTGTCTCCCGCTCAACATTTTCAGCCGTCCAGGCGGTGTTGATCAGGTAACGCCGGAAGTGGCTCAGTCCATTCAGGGCAACGGCTTTGTCACTGGTACGGTCGAGCAGATCGTTCTTGGCGGCACCATCGGTGGCGACCTTGGCAGCTCCGGCTTCCAGTTCCCATGGGCTGAAGACGGCGTTCAGGCGCTGATCGGTGCGGAATACCGTGAAGATCGTCTGGTCCGTAATCCTGATGACGTTTCGCAAATTCCGGGCGGCCTCGGCCTCACCGGTGTTGGCGGTGGTACGCCACCGCTTGCTGGTGAAGTCAGCGTTTGGGAACTCTTCATGGAGACCAACATTCCGCTGATCCAGGGCAAGTCGTTCTTTGAAGAGTTTGGCATCAACGGCGCCTATCGCTTCTCGAACTACTCGACAAGCTCTGACTCTACGCCAGACAACGACTTCGAAACGCATACTTTCGCAGCCGGCGTAAGCTGGGTGCCAGTGCCTGAAGTTCGTCTGCGTGGTCAGTTCCAGCGTGCGGTTCGTGCGCCAAGCATCTTCAACTTGTTCAGCGCCCAGAACACGGCGTTGTTCAACGCGACAGACCCTTGCGCCAACCAGCCTTCAAACGGCAACATGCCTGTGGCGACAGCAGCTCAGTGTGCTTTCACTGGCGTAACGCCAGCTCAGTACGGCACGCTTCCGGCTAACCCGGCACAGCAGCTGAATGCGGTTACCGGCGGTAACCCGTTCCTTGAGCCTGAGAAGTCTGACACATACACCGCTGGTGTATTGTTGCAGCCTTCATTCATGAACGGTTTGACCCTGTCAGTCGATTACTTCGACATCACGGTCAACAACGCGATCTCTACGATTGCACCGAACGTTGCTCTGACCCAGTGTCTTGCAAACGGTGACCCTGCCTTCTGTGGTCTGATTGTTCGTGACCAGGACGGCTCTCTCTTCGCGAGCCCGGTTCCGCCAACGGGATCACCGTTCCAGTTCGCTGGCGTTCAGGCGACCAACGTCAACATCGCAAACTTCGCAACACGCGGTATTGACCTCGCTGCAAGCTATGGCATGGACATGGACATGATCGGCCTTGGCGGTTGGGGTTCCATGAACTTCAACTACGTTTCCACCATTTTGATGGAATCGTCTTCCGTGCCGGTGCCAGGCGTAACAACGACGGTTGAGTGTAAAGGCCTTTATCGCGGTAATAACTGCGTAGGTCCGATCCCAACCTACAAGCACCGCATGCGCACGACATGGCAAACGCCATGGAACATCGATGTGACAGCCACATGGCGTTACCTCTCTGAAGTAACGCTTGATCAGGGTCAGTCTACCGGTGGTGCCTTCACGCCTTCAGGCAACGTCCTCGACGACAAGCTGGACTCGGCGAACTATCTCGACCTCGCCATGCAGTGGTATCTTCGCGAAAACCTGACGCTTCGTGCTGGTATCAACAACGTCATGGGCCGCGATCCTGAGCTGTCTACGCAGGCAGGTACGGCTCCGGGTAACGGCGACACGTTCCCAGGCACCTATGACGCTGCTGGCCGCTTCATCTTCTTCGGCATCAACGTTGGCCTCTAA